In one window of Microbacterium natoriense DNA:
- a CDS encoding AbrB/MazE/SpoVT family DNA-binding domain-containing protein, producing the protein MKLNSKGQVTIPAELRHRHGLVEGDEVDVIGGSGVLRIVRNHELTRGQRAVPHVRGILGPGRSTDEVMALTRGE; encoded by the coding sequence ATGAAGCTCAACAGCAAAGGACAGGTGACGATCCCGGCGGAACTGCGTCACCGGCACGGTCTCGTCGAAGGCGACGAGGTCGACGTGATCGGTGGCTCCGGAGTGTTGCGGATCGTGCGCAATCACGAACTCACCCGTGGTCAGCGTGCAGTGCCGCACGTTCGCGGCATTCTGGGGCCTGGCCGCAGCACGGACGAAGTGATGGCGCTCACCCGTGGGGAGTGA
- a CDS encoding DNA-binding protein, whose amino-acid sequence MLKAPGPLIINPLIYAELSIRFGSEHALDSALHPLSIRRDPLPYEAGFLAGIAFVEYRRRGGSRTSTLPGFFINAHAAMTGLRLLSRDASRYNAYFPELALISPRGG is encoded by the coding sequence ATGCTCAAGGCACCCGGCCCGCTGATCATCAATCCGCTCATCTATGCAGAGCTGTCGATTCGGTTCGGTTCGGAACATGCGCTCGACTCCGCACTCCACCCGCTGAGCATTCGCCGCGACCCGCTACCGTACGAAGCAGGATTTCTCGCTGGCATCGCATTCGTCGAGTATCGACGTCGGGGCGGCTCGAGAACCTCTACCTTGCCAGGCTTCTTCATCAACGCCCATGCCGCAATGACCGGCCTGCGATTGCTGAGCAGAGATGCCAGCCGCTACAACGCGTACTTTCCGGAACTCGCACTCATCTCACCGCGAGGTGGATGA
- a CDS encoding GIY-YIG nuclease family protein, translating to MSRNAEDLFRPKSSSRLRIYAYSIADDAHAGLLKVGQTTQDVRARIAQQVKTAAIQNYEIVLDELAEKLDGSTFSDHDVRARLKQKGFKNPTLEWMECSVDDVRTAIAELRDGAIYQGSHHLDFPPRVEQRAAVDKTYWYFQDRWAEDADAVPEFLWNAKMRFGKTFTTYQLAKKLDAKRVLVVTFKPAVEQAWETDLKSHVDFDGWQYISKTTGSDPASVDAEHPLVFFGSFQDLMGTDKAGNFKAKHKWLTELAWDLVVFDEYHFGAWRDAAKELFEGEEEAKKEEAAEFTAAEQTFAEELEEQGADEDAFVPIKANAYLYLSGTPFKVLNEGRFIEEQIFNWTYADEQRAKGEFARQHPDQKNPYASLPEMRLFTYQMPDELLAIASQGEFDEFDLNAFFEAKGSGAEAEFVHKDEVQKWLDIIRGSYLPTQVDALKTGEKPPFPYSDTRLLPYLQHSLWMLPRTASCAAMANLLAEKQNVFWHDYTVVNVSAPGVGVGLAALPPVTDAIGNGHDTKTITLTVGKLTTGVTVPQWSSILMLRNLQAPETYFQAAFRVQSPWTIRNPNGDDPNAEEILKPVCFVFDFAPTRALKQISEYGLGLDPKADNPERAVEELVSFLPVLAYDGSNMTQVDAAGILDMAMAGTSATLLARKWESAVLVNVDNATLKKIMSDEKAMAAVMNIEGFRALGSAVFETVVNKSEAVSKTKKEKGDDITPTEKRELSAEEKEYKSKRKQIQEKLIKFATRIPAFMYLTDYRENTLYDVITKIEPDLFQAVTGLTVDDFNLLVGLGVFNAGHMNQAVFAFRRYEDASLSYTGVESHEGLRHYGLYDTVVAMEA from the coding sequence GTGAGTCGGAACGCAGAAGATCTCTTCCGGCCCAAGTCGAGCTCGCGCCTCCGCATCTACGCATACTCGATCGCTGACGACGCCCACGCAGGCCTGCTCAAGGTCGGCCAGACGACGCAGGACGTCAGGGCTCGCATCGCGCAACAGGTGAAGACGGCTGCGATCCAGAACTACGAGATCGTGCTCGATGAGCTAGCAGAGAAGCTGGACGGGTCGACGTTCAGCGACCATGACGTGCGGGCCCGGCTGAAGCAGAAGGGTTTCAAGAATCCCACGCTCGAGTGGATGGAATGCTCGGTCGACGACGTCCGCACCGCGATCGCCGAACTCCGTGACGGCGCGATCTACCAGGGATCGCATCACCTCGATTTCCCGCCCCGTGTGGAGCAGCGGGCCGCCGTGGACAAGACCTACTGGTATTTCCAGGACCGCTGGGCAGAAGACGCCGATGCGGTTCCGGAGTTCCTCTGGAACGCGAAGATGCGCTTCGGCAAGACGTTCACGACCTACCAGCTCGCGAAGAAGCTCGACGCGAAACGCGTCCTGGTGGTCACCTTCAAGCCGGCCGTCGAGCAGGCTTGGGAGACCGATCTGAAGAGTCACGTCGACTTCGACGGCTGGCAGTACATCTCGAAGACGACAGGGAGCGACCCCGCATCCGTCGATGCCGAGCATCCGCTGGTCTTCTTCGGTTCTTTCCAGGACCTGATGGGCACCGACAAGGCCGGCAACTTCAAAGCGAAGCACAAGTGGCTCACCGAACTCGCCTGGGATCTCGTCGTGTTCGACGAGTACCATTTCGGAGCCTGGCGCGATGCGGCCAAGGAGCTGTTCGAAGGCGAGGAAGAGGCGAAGAAGGAAGAAGCTGCCGAATTCACGGCTGCTGAGCAGACCTTCGCTGAGGAACTCGAGGAGCAGGGAGCAGACGAAGACGCGTTCGTCCCGATCAAGGCGAACGCCTACCTCTATCTATCCGGCACCCCCTTCAAAGTGCTGAACGAGGGGCGGTTCATCGAGGAGCAGATCTTCAACTGGACCTATGCCGACGAGCAGCGCGCCAAGGGGGAGTTCGCGCGTCAGCATCCGGACCAGAAGAACCCATACGCGTCACTTCCCGAGATGCGCCTGTTCACCTATCAGATGCCAGACGAGCTGCTCGCGATCGCCAGCCAGGGAGAGTTCGACGAGTTCGACCTGAACGCATTCTTCGAGGCCAAGGGCAGCGGCGCGGAAGCCGAGTTCGTACACAAGGACGAAGTGCAGAAGTGGCTCGACATCATCCGCGGCTCGTATCTGCCCACGCAGGTGGACGCGTTGAAAACCGGCGAGAAGCCTCCGTTCCCTTATTCCGATACGCGTCTGCTGCCGTACTTGCAGCATTCGCTGTGGATGCTGCCGCGTACAGCATCGTGCGCGGCCATGGCGAACCTGCTCGCCGAGAAACAGAACGTCTTCTGGCATGACTACACGGTTGTGAACGTGTCAGCCCCGGGCGTCGGCGTCGGGCTCGCCGCGCTTCCGCCAGTCACGGATGCGATCGGCAACGGACACGACACGAAGACCATCACGCTCACGGTCGGCAAGCTGACCACCGGGGTGACGGTTCCGCAGTGGTCGTCGATCCTCATGCTGCGTAACCTCCAGGCGCCGGAGACCTACTTCCAGGCCGCTTTCCGCGTGCAGTCGCCGTGGACGATCCGCAACCCGAATGGCGACGATCCGAACGCGGAGGAGATACTCAAACCGGTCTGCTTCGTCTTCGACTTCGCGCCGACCAGGGCGCTGAAGCAGATCAGCGAGTACGGGCTCGGGCTCGACCCGAAAGCCGACAACCCTGAGCGCGCTGTCGAAGAACTCGTCTCGTTCCTGCCGGTACTCGCCTACGACGGCTCGAACATGACGCAGGTAGATGCCGCCGGCATTCTGGATATGGCGATGGCGGGTACCTCGGCGACCCTGCTCGCCCGAAAGTGGGAATCCGCGGTGCTCGTAAACGTCGACAACGCGACGCTGAAGAAGATCATGTCCGACGAGAAGGCCATGGCCGCCGTCATGAACATCGAGGGCTTCCGCGCGCTGGGTTCGGCAGTGTTCGAGACGGTGGTGAACAAGAGTGAGGCGGTGTCGAAGACCAAGAAGGAGAAGGGCGACGACATCACGCCGACGGAGAAGAGGGAGCTCTCAGCGGAAGAGAAGGAGTACAAGTCGAAGCGGAAGCAGATCCAGGAGAAGCTGATCAAATTCGCCACCCGGATTCCCGCGTTCATGTACCTCACGGACTACCGCGAGAACACCCTGTACGACGTGATCACGAAGATCGAACCCGACCTCTTCCAGGCGGTCACAGGACTCACGGTCGATGACTTCAATCTTCTCGTCGGTCTCGGCGTCTTCAACGCCGGTCACATGAACCAAGCGGTGTTCGCTTTCCGCCGATATGAAGATGCTTCACTGTCGTACACCGGGGTCGAATCCCACGAGGGGCTACGGCATTACGGTCTGTACGACACGGTCGTGGCGATGGAGGCGTGA
- a CDS encoding Eco57I restriction-modification methylase domain-containing protein, with translation MTRQAAFALRGHNPDVLTCIANLSNDEVFTPPEFANQMLDTLEEAWAESNDGASIWADPNVTFLDPFTKSGVFLREITRRLTMGLESQISGLEERVDHILTNQVFGIGVTRLTSLLARRSVYCSKDATGEHSIAKSFDRDWGNIWFERTEHTWTGGTRKHDLLDADGSPVVIGRRCRFCSASEDEYSRGSGLESHAYAFIHTDNIKARVNELFGADMQFDVIIGNPPYQLDDGGFGSSAAPIYQLFVEQAKALGPRILSMVIPARWYAGGKGLSEFRAAMLQDRRMRVLDDYPSTTDVFPGVNNRGGICTFLWEDGSDGDVLVRTHEGGQVISELSRPLLEPGADTFIRYNEGLEILRKVVATEGGSATDVSLPSNVRFAEMVSSRKPFGLATNFTGHNDRRPEDLTLYRNGGTAFVSRADVTVGAALIDTTKLFVSYASPGSDDYPHLVLSKPIIAGPGEVATETYLAIGPFASDAEARNAAAYMGTQFFRFMLTLLRISQHVTRSVYAFAPTQDFTRAWTDDDLAEKYGLTAEDLAFIARFVKPVAWAGAFS, from the coding sequence ATGACCCGGCAGGCAGCCTTCGCCCTTCGCGGACACAATCCCGACGTTCTCACGTGCATCGCGAACCTCTCCAACGACGAGGTCTTCACGCCCCCCGAGTTCGCGAACCAGATGCTCGACACGCTCGAGGAGGCGTGGGCAGAGTCGAACGACGGCGCCTCGATCTGGGCCGACCCGAACGTCACGTTCCTCGATCCGTTCACGAAGTCGGGCGTCTTCCTCCGCGAGATCACGCGGCGGCTGACGATGGGGCTCGAGTCTCAGATCTCGGGCCTCGAGGAGAGGGTCGACCACATCCTCACGAATCAGGTCTTCGGCATCGGCGTTACTCGCCTGACGTCGCTCCTCGCGAGGCGGAGCGTCTACTGCTCGAAGGATGCCACGGGAGAACACTCGATCGCGAAGAGCTTCGACCGCGACTGGGGCAACATCTGGTTCGAGCGGACCGAGCACACATGGACCGGTGGAACCCGGAAGCATGACCTGCTGGACGCAGACGGTTCACCGGTTGTCATCGGAAGGCGGTGCAGATTCTGCAGCGCCTCAGAAGACGAATACTCCCGTGGCTCTGGTCTTGAATCCCATGCGTACGCCTTCATCCACACAGACAACATCAAGGCTCGGGTCAACGAGCTGTTCGGAGCCGACATGCAGTTCGACGTCATCATCGGAAACCCGCCGTACCAACTCGACGACGGCGGGTTCGGTTCAAGCGCGGCGCCGATCTATCAGCTGTTCGTGGAGCAGGCGAAGGCTCTCGGGCCGAGGATCCTGTCGATGGTCATCCCGGCCAGGTGGTACGCGGGGGGAAAAGGGCTGTCTGAGTTCCGTGCGGCCATGCTGCAGGACCGTCGCATGAGGGTGCTCGATGACTATCCCAGCACAACGGATGTCTTTCCGGGTGTGAACAACCGTGGAGGCATCTGCACGTTCCTCTGGGAAGACGGCTCCGACGGTGATGTTCTCGTCCGTACCCACGAGGGGGGTCAGGTCATCTCGGAACTGTCGAGGCCCTTGCTCGAGCCAGGAGCCGACACATTCATCCGCTACAACGAGGGCCTGGAGATTCTCCGCAAGGTCGTTGCGACGGAGGGCGGTTCAGCCACGGATGTATCCCTGCCTAGCAACGTCCGGTTCGCAGAGATGGTCAGCTCGAGAAAGCCGTTCGGCCTGGCTACGAATTTCACCGGGCATAACGACCGACGGCCCGAGGACCTCACGCTGTACAGAAACGGCGGCACAGCCTTCGTTTCCCGGGCGGACGTCACCGTGGGTGCGGCACTCATCGATACCACCAAGCTCTTCGTTTCCTATGCGAGTCCCGGAAGCGATGACTATCCGCACCTCGTTCTGTCCAAGCCCATCATCGCGGGTCCCGGTGAGGTCGCAACGGAGACCTACCTCGCGATCGGGCCGTTTGCGAGCGACGCCGAAGCGCGAAACGCGGCCGCGTACATGGGGACGCAGTTCTTCCGATTCATGCTCACACTCCTGCGAATCTCTCAGCACGTGACGAGAAGCGTCTACGCGTTCGCGCCAACGCAGGATTTCACCCGCGCGTGGACTGACGACGACCTCGCGGAGAAGTATGGCCTCACAGCAGAGGACCTTGCATTCATCGCCCGGTTCGTGAAGCCGGTCGCATGGGCAGGGGCCTTCTCGTGA
- a CDS encoding N-6 DNA methylase: protein MKSRKRVADHGEVFTPRWLVDDMLDLVKGETERIDSRFLEPACGSGNFLVPVLERKLAAVEARHGRSEFEKRHYALFALMCIYGIELLQDNAVECRENLKGTFTRYLRLDTRVLSEERSDETKRADDSDWLRAASVVLDSNIIQGDALAMTKAPSGDPIAFPEWGYLGRGKFQRRDFHYGSLTQRAAASEGLFTHFEEHEIFTPVKTYPAMTVKELAA, encoded by the coding sequence GTGAAGTCGCGCAAGCGTGTGGCTGATCATGGCGAGGTGTTCACTCCGCGATGGCTGGTCGACGACATGCTCGATCTGGTCAAGGGGGAGACCGAGCGCATAGACTCACGGTTTCTCGAGCCCGCGTGCGGGTCGGGCAACTTCCTGGTGCCCGTGCTCGAGCGGAAGCTCGCGGCCGTCGAGGCTCGCCATGGGCGAAGCGAGTTCGAAAAGCGTCACTATGCGTTGTTCGCGCTGATGTGCATCTATGGGATCGAACTGCTCCAAGACAACGCTGTCGAGTGCCGCGAAAACCTCAAGGGTACATTCACCCGGTATCTACGACTCGATACTCGAGTGCTGAGCGAGGAACGCAGTGACGAGACGAAACGGGCCGATGACTCCGACTGGCTTCGAGCCGCGTCGGTGGTCCTCGATTCGAACATCATCCAGGGTGATGCGCTGGCGATGACGAAGGCGCCTTCTGGTGATCCGATCGCATTCCCGGAATGGGGATACCTCGGGCGCGGCAAGTTCCAGCGGCGGGACTTTCACTACGGCAGCCTCACGCAGCGCGCCGCGGCCTCCGAGGGTCTCTTCACGCATTTCGAGGAGCACGAGATCTTCACCCCCGTCAAGACCTACCCGGCGATGACAGTGAAGGAGCTCGCGGCATGA
- a CDS encoding helix-turn-helix domain-containing protein, which translates to MPRTPSAAAALIGSRIAEERKSKGLTQDQLAVLSGIDSSNIRSYESGRSMLSILTLVRISEALHASPGAFIDEVSSADFATPLTDARRRAS; encoded by the coding sequence GTGCCCCGAACCCCCTCCGCCGCTGCCGCCCTGATCGGCAGCCGAATCGCTGAGGAGCGCAAGAGCAAAGGGCTCACACAGGACCAGCTGGCGGTGCTCAGCGGCATCGATTCCTCGAACATCCGCAGCTACGAATCAGGACGCTCGATGCTCAGCATCCTGACACTCGTGCGCATCTCGGAGGCACTCCACGCGTCGCCGGGCGCGTTCATCGACGAGGTCTCTTCCGCCGACTTCGCGACGCCGCTCACCGACGCCCGCCGCCGCGCCAGCTGA
- a CDS encoding cation:proton antiporter, whose translation MDAELFYILVGSVVVAAISRWRGWPAPLVVTVAALAASFLPFVPDLDIDGHVLLNLVLPPLLYSAALDVSFVGFKRSLPQIQRLGIWLVLLTTLAVGLVAWLILPSLTLPGALLLGAIVAPPDAVSAAAIGRKLGLPRRIMNVLSGESLINDATSLTLYRVFALILAGATVTIPNGVWQFVLAVVIGVAIGLVFGIGLHQLRMRIGDAVVIGTFGLLAPFGAYAIAEHLGGSGVLAVVAMGIYVGFNSPRTDYTTRQQEKPLWSSADLLLESFVFAYIGLQFPRVLSDLGSESVAQILWLSAAVLAVVLLVRPLYVFPVNAWANRADRRRLARVDRGIESGVFDQRRKKSRRWRQYSADELRTQIVRERMAGLQLTWKDNAVISWAGMRGVVTLATALAAADLATLGTEASHAIVVVAFIVTVGTLLLQGLTLPMLITRLDIASDSEHEEDAAALAAVQAKTREAGKEFLAARRVEWESTHGRVDLGLFDAFAKRMTRVEKDADEAQQVEDAVTRPSFDELIVLSRGWLKVRREIVLAERDAGNLDEEVMRELLAAMDAEELALDTRSVTRQQR comes from the coding sequence ATGGATGCTGAGCTCTTCTACATACTGGTCGGCAGCGTCGTCGTCGCGGCGATCTCGCGCTGGCGCGGCTGGCCGGCGCCGCTCGTCGTCACCGTCGCAGCCCTCGCGGCATCCTTCCTCCCCTTCGTGCCCGATCTCGACATCGACGGGCATGTCCTGCTCAACCTCGTGCTGCCGCCGCTGCTCTACTCGGCGGCGCTGGACGTGTCGTTCGTCGGGTTCAAGCGCAGCCTGCCGCAGATCCAGCGCCTCGGCATCTGGCTCGTCCTGCTCACGACGCTCGCAGTCGGGCTGGTCGCCTGGCTGATCCTGCCGTCGCTGACATTGCCCGGCGCGCTGCTGCTCGGGGCGATCGTCGCCCCGCCCGACGCCGTGTCGGCGGCCGCGATCGGACGCAAGCTGGGGTTGCCTCGGCGCATCATGAACGTGCTGTCGGGCGAGAGCCTGATCAACGATGCGACCTCGCTGACCCTGTACCGCGTGTTCGCGCTCATCCTGGCGGGGGCCACAGTCACGATCCCGAACGGCGTCTGGCAGTTCGTGCTGGCCGTGGTGATCGGCGTGGCGATCGGGCTCGTCTTCGGCATCGGGCTGCACCAGCTGCGCATGCGCATCGGCGACGCCGTCGTGATCGGCACCTTCGGTCTGCTCGCACCGTTCGGCGCCTACGCGATCGCCGAGCATCTGGGCGGGTCGGGTGTGCTGGCCGTCGTCGCCATGGGCATCTACGTGGGCTTCAACTCGCCGCGCACCGACTACACGACGCGACAGCAGGAGAAGCCGCTGTGGTCGTCGGCCGATCTGCTGCTCGAGAGCTTCGTCTTCGCGTACATCGGTCTGCAGTTCCCGCGCGTGCTCAGCGATCTGGGGAGCGAGTCGGTCGCGCAGATCCTGTGGCTGTCGGCGGCGGTGCTCGCGGTGGTGCTGCTGGTGCGCCCGCTGTACGTGTTCCCGGTGAACGCCTGGGCGAACCGCGCCGATCGGCGACGGCTCGCCCGGGTCGATCGGGGCATCGAGTCCGGCGTATTCGACCAGCGGCGCAAGAAGTCCCGGCGCTGGCGACAGTACAGCGCGGATGAGCTGCGGACGCAGATCGTGCGCGAGCGGATGGCGGGGCTCCAGCTCACGTGGAAGGACAACGCGGTCATCTCCTGGGCCGGCATGCGCGGCGTCGTCACGCTGGCCACCGCTCTCGCCGCGGCCGATCTCGCGACCCTGGGGACTGAAGCCTCGCACGCGATCGTCGTCGTCGCGTTCATCGTCACGGTCGGAACACTCCTGTTGCAGGGGCTGACACTGCCCATGCTGATCACGAGGCTCGACATCGCGAGCGACAGCGAGCACGAGGAGGATGCCGCGGCCCTCGCCGCTGTGCAGGCCAAGACCCGCGAGGCGGGCAAGGAGTTCCTCGCAGCACGGCGCGTGGAGTGGGAGTCGACGCACGGGCGGGTAGACCTCGGCCTGTTCGACGCGTTCGCGAAGCGGATGACGCGGGTCGAGAAGGATGCCGACGAGGCGCAGCAGGTGGAGGACGCCGTGACCCGGCCCTCGTTCGACGAGCTCATCGTACTGTCGCGCGGATGGCTGAAGGTGCGGCGCGAGATCGTGCTCGCCGAGCGCGACGCGGGAAACCTCGACGAAGAGGTCATGCGCGAGCTGCTCGCCGCGATGGATGCCGAAGAACTCGCTCTCGACACCCGGAGCGTGACGCGGCAGCAGCGGTAG
- a CDS encoding phosphoribosyltransferase: protein MDRFRDRREAGRMLGARLAEDPPPEPVVLGLPRGGVPVAAEVAAALAARLDVLVVRKLGVPWHEEVAMGAVGEEGARVLNPAVLEAAGVSDADLERVERRERAEVEQRAGRFREGRTISDLRGRTAILVDDGIATGATVRAACAIARARGAASVVVAVPVADPDAARWLVESGDADDVVVLQVPEDFMAVGMHYLDFRQVGDGEAVELLRRSP, encoded by the coding sequence GTGGACAGGTTCAGGGATCGAAGAGAGGCGGGGCGGATGCTCGGAGCCCGCCTCGCCGAGGATCCCCCGCCCGAGCCCGTGGTGCTCGGGCTGCCGCGCGGCGGGGTGCCGGTCGCCGCTGAGGTCGCGGCTGCGCTCGCAGCGCGGCTCGACGTGCTGGTGGTGCGCAAGCTCGGCGTGCCCTGGCACGAGGAGGTCGCGATGGGCGCGGTCGGCGAAGAAGGAGCGCGCGTGCTCAACCCGGCGGTCCTCGAGGCCGCTGGGGTGTCGGATGCCGACCTGGAGCGCGTCGAGCGCCGGGAGCGCGCCGAAGTGGAGCAGCGCGCGGGCCGGTTCCGTGAGGGACGCACGATCTCCGACCTGCGCGGTCGCACCGCCATCCTCGTCGACGACGGCATAGCGACCGGCGCGACGGTTCGCGCGGCGTGCGCGATCGCACGGGCGCGCGGCGCGGCATCCGTCGTCGTGGCCGTGCCGGTCGCGGATCCCGACGCCGCGCGATGGCTCGTCGAAAGCGGAGATGCCGACGACGTCGTGGTCCTGCAGGTGCCCGAGGACTTCATGGCGGTGGGGATGCACTACCTCGATTTCCGCCAGGTCGGCGACGGCGAGGCGGTCGAGCTGCTGCGCCGCTCTCCCTGA
- a CDS encoding LLM class flavin-dependent oxidoreductase encodes MTSTSLSVLDLVPVRTGQTSAEAISASLSLAQIADRLGYRRYWFAEHHNMPAVASTTPPVLIAAAASRTTSIRLGSGGVMLPNHAPLIVAEQFAALEAIAPGRIDLGLGRAPGSDPVITQLLRGSGTTSDVEQFPRHVQDIGALLGGEGATVRFTSGGEYTVHATPAATGAPEIWLLGSSDYSAQLAASAGLPYVFANHFSGQGLERALDLYRSSYRPSEEHPEPRTFLTVNAVAAPTQEEAEARALPQLRMMSRLRLNKPLTPLETVEQAVSAESDAATDQVVSAARERWFVGTGESVAAEVNAFAERYGVDEVMLSPVAASYESEPRDSSPGRAQTLELIAASI; translated from the coding sequence ATGACTTCCACCTCGCTCTCCGTCCTCGACCTCGTCCCGGTGCGCACCGGGCAGACCAGCGCTGAGGCGATCTCCGCATCGCTGAGCCTCGCGCAGATCGCCGACCGGCTCGGCTACCGTCGCTACTGGTTCGCCGAGCACCACAACATGCCGGCCGTGGCATCCACGACTCCCCCTGTGCTGATCGCAGCCGCGGCGAGCCGCACCACGAGCATCCGTCTCGGCTCCGGCGGAGTCATGCTGCCCAACCATGCGCCGCTCATCGTCGCCGAGCAGTTCGCGGCGCTCGAGGCGATCGCCCCCGGCCGGATCGACCTCGGCCTCGGCCGCGCGCCGGGCAGCGACCCCGTGATCACGCAGCTGCTGCGCGGATCCGGAACGACCAGCGACGTCGAGCAGTTCCCCCGGCACGTGCAGGACATCGGTGCACTCCTGGGCGGCGAGGGCGCGACCGTGCGGTTCACCTCCGGCGGCGAGTACACCGTGCACGCGACGCCGGCGGCCACCGGAGCCCCCGAGATCTGGCTCCTCGGCTCGAGCGACTACTCGGCGCAGCTCGCGGCATCCGCCGGCCTGCCCTACGTGTTCGCGAACCACTTCTCGGGCCAGGGCCTCGAACGCGCCCTGGATCTGTACCGCTCCAGCTACCGCCCGAGCGAAGAGCACCCCGAGCCCCGGACGTTCCTGACAGTGAACGCGGTCGCCGCCCCCACCCAGGAGGAGGCCGAGGCCAGGGCGCTGCCGCAGCTGCGGATGATGTCCCGGCTGCGCCTGAACAAACCGCTCACCCCGCTCGAGACGGTCGAGCAGGCCGTCTCCGCAGAGTCGGATGCCGCGACCGACCAGGTCGTCTCGGCGGCCCGCGAGCGGTGGTTCGTCGGCACGGGCGAGTCGGTGGCTGCAGAGGTGAACGCGTTCGCCGAGCGCTACGGCGTGGACGAGGTCATGCTCTCCCCCGTGGCCGCGTCGTACGAATCGGAACCCCGGGATTCCTCGCCGGGCCGCGCACAGACGCTGGAGCTGATCGCCGCGTCGATCTGA